In the Pseudochaenichthys georgianus chromosome 1, fPseGeo1.2, whole genome shotgun sequence genome, one interval contains:
- the LOC117454165 gene encoding A-type potassium channel modulatory protein KCNIP2-like, translating into MKSRSQDQSLSDSRELDRSYDPLTGNPPSKPNEKTIKQRFLKLLPCCRSGSSSSITQSNISDDDELSTVRYRPERIDRLVQQTNFTKKELQVLYRGFKNECPSGVVNEETFKSIYSQFFPHGDSSMYAHFLFEAFDTHNNGSVSFEDFIVSLSIILRGSITDKLNWAFNLYDLNKDGCITREEMTDIMGSIYDMMGKYTYPCMKENASKEHVDNFFQKMDKNKDGVVTIEEFLDTCQKDESIMQSMHMFDNVI; encoded by the exons GTAATCCACCATCCAAACCCAACGAAAAGACCATAAAGCAGCGCTTCCTCAAACTTCTGCCCTGCTGTCGCTCTGGCTCCAGCTCTTCCATTACTCAAA GTAACATAAGTGATGATGACGAACTGTCAACGGTGCGTTACCGACCGGAGAGGATCGACCGCCTCGTACAGCAGACCAACTTCACCAAGAAAGAGTTGCAGGTCCTCTACCGGGGATTCAAAAAC GAGTGTCCGAGTGGGGTGGTGAAtgaagagacttttaaaagcatCTACTCCCAGTTCTTTCCTCATGGAG ATTCAAGTATGTATGCACACTTCCTGTTTGAAGCTTTTGACACCCACAACAATGGATCGGTCAGCTTTGAG GACTTTATTGTCAGTCTGTCCATCATCTTGAGAGGATCCATCACCGATAAACTCAACTGGGCCTTTAATCTGTACGATCTCAACAAAGATGGCTGCATCACCAGAGAG GAGATGACAGACATCATGGGCTCCATCTATGACATGATGGGGAAGTATACTTACCCCTGCATGAAGGAAAATGCTTCCAAGGAGCATGTTGACAACTTCTTCCAG AAAATGGACAAGAACAAAGACGGAGTGGTCACCATCGAGGAGTTCTTGGACACATGCCAAAAG GATGAAAGCATCATGCAGTCCATGCACATGTTCGACAATGTGATCTAA